A genomic window from Montipora capricornis isolate CH-2021 chromosome 8, ASM3666992v2, whole genome shotgun sequence includes:
- the LOC138013568 gene encoding 1-phosphatidylinositol 4,5-bisphosphate phosphodiesterase zeta-1-like — protein sequence MGRLIVYFRAVSYNKNEVSGDCCEMYSFNDYAAQEFIIGQPRAILSLANKHIVRTYPKGSRVDSSNYNPQTMWNAGIQMVAINFQKPDFGMHLSHGKFRKNGGCGYILKPASLRNREKSQYHPRITESPKLGKSCYFTIEPTIEKLNPQFENAKQLFKIIMPELCLVYFKVYLLCRNKTRLIRLLLQEVISLDSLRSGIHYIPLRSLTGVEIPHSGLFVRMKLRDFDPPSRIVKGTSRERLLTF from the exons ATGGGCCGACTGATCGTGTATTTCCGTGCAGTTTCTTACAATAAGAATGAGGTGTCAGGCGACTGTTGTGAGATGTATTCGTTTAATGATTATGCTGCACAAGAGTTTATTATTGGCCAACCGAGAG CCATTTTGTCGTTGGCAAACAAACACATTGTGAGGACTTACCCGAAAGGATCCAGAGTCGACTCATCAAACTACAATCCTCAGACCATGTGGAATGCTGGGATTCAGATGGTGGCGATCAACTTTCAAAAGCCGG ATTTTGGCATGCATTTGAGTCATGGAAAATTCAGAAAGAATGGAGGTTGTGGCTATATTTTGAAACCAGCATCATTAAGAAACAGAG AGAAGTCGCAATATCACCCAAGGATAACGGAGAGCCCCAAGCTTGGAAAATCTTGTTATTTTACGATAGAG CCTACTATTGAGAAGTTAAACCCTCAATTTGAGAATGCCAAGCAACTCTTTAAAATCATCATGCCTGAACTT tgtCTCGTTTACTTCAAAGTTTACTTGTTATGTAGAAACAAAACAAGGCTTATAAGATTACTCCTACAAGAAGTAATTTCACTGGACAGCCTGAGATCAG gaATCCATTACATCCCGTTGCGTAGCCTGACGGGGGTTGAAATACCGCATAGTGGTCTGTTTGTACGGATGAAGCTTCGGGACTTTGATCCGCCTTCTCGAATAGTTAAGGGAACGTCACGAGAGAGACTTCTGACATTTTAG